In a single window of the Rhinoderma darwinii isolate aRhiDar2 unplaced genomic scaffold, aRhiDar2.hap1 Scaffold_1587, whole genome shotgun sequence genome:
- the LOC142699465 gene encoding uncharacterized protein LOC142699465 isoform X1, whose translation MPQAPRLSGTRQTSVRSHPPIPWYVGCRRPCCGGATACSACSMCRVLTVVPLPCALCAVSCRLSPSPCSFCRVLSVDPLPVSCRLSPSPCPASCPPPRVLFAVFCRLSPSPCSFCHVLPVVPLPCSFCRVLPVVPLPVFFFVPCSAGCPPPRVLLCAVFCQLSPSPCSFCRVLPVVPLPVCFVPCSAGCPPPRVLFAMSCRLSPSPCPAGCPPPRVLFAAFCRLSPSPCSFFRVLPVVPLPVFFVPCSAGCPPPRVLFAVSCRLSPSPCPAGCPPPHVLFAVICRLFPSPCSSFCRVLPVVPLPVFFVPCSAGCPPPVFFLPCSAGCPPPCVLFAVFCRLSPSLCSFCRVLPVVPLPVFFVPCPAGCPPPRVLFAVFCRLSPSPCSFCRVLPVVPLPVFFFLPCSSGCPAPRVLLFAVSCRLSPSPCSSFCRVLPVVPLPVFFVPCPAGCPPPRVLCAVFCRLSPSPCSSLCRVLPVVPLPVFFFVPCSASCPPPRVLFAVFCRLSPSPCSLCRVLPVVPLPVFFVPCPAGCPPPRVLCAVSCRLSPSPCSFCRVLPVVPLPVSCRLSPSPCSFCRDLPVVPLPVFFFLPCPAGCPPPRVLCAVFCRLSPSRVLFAVFCRLSPSPCSLCRVLPVVPLPVFFVPCPAGCPPPCVLFAVFCRLSPSPCSLCRVLPVVPLPVFFVPCSAGCPPPRVLLCAVFCRLSLSPCSSLCRVLPVVPLPVFFLPCSAGCSPPRVLCAVSCRLSPSLCPAGCPPPCVLFAVSCRLSPSPCSLCRVLPVVPLPCSLCRVLPVVPLPVFFVPCSAGCPPPRVLRAVFCRLSHSPCSFCRVLPVVPLPVFFFLPCSAGCPPPRVLFAVSCRLSHSPCSFCHVLPVVPLPVFFML comes from the coding sequence GTTGTCAGGAACACGTCAAACATCAGTAAGATCTCATCCACCGATTCCCTGGTATGTTGGGTGCCGGCGCCCATGTTGTGGGGGTGCAACGGCTTGCAGTGCGTGTTCAATGTGCCGTGTCCTAACAGTTGTCCCCCTCCCCTGTGCTCTTTGTGCCGTGTCCTGCCGGTTGTCCCCCTCCCCGTGTTCTTTTTGCCGTGTCCTGTCGGTTGACCCCCTCCCCGTGTCCTGCCGGTTGTCCCCCTCCCCGTGTCCTGCCAGTTGTCCCCCTCCCCGTGTTCTTTTTGCCGTGTTCTGCCGGTTGTCCCCCTCCCCGTGTTCTTTTTGCCATGTCCTGCCGGTTGTCCCCCTCCCGTGTTCTTTTTGCCGTGTTCTGCCGGTTGTCCCCCTCCCCGTGTTCTTCTTTGTGCCGTGTTCTGCCGGTTGTCCCCCTCCCCGTGTTCTTCTTTGTGCCGTGTTCTGCCAGTTGTCCCCCTCCCCGTGTTCTTTTTGCCGTGTTCTGCCGGTTGTCCCCCTCCCCGTGTGCTTTGTGCCGTGTTCTGCTGGTTGTCCCCCTCCCCGTGTTCTTTTTGCCATGTCCTGCCGGTTGTCCCCCTCCCCGTGTCCTGCCGGTTGTCCCCCTCCCCGTGTTCTTTTTGCCGCGTTCTGCCGGTTGTCCCCCTCCCCGTGTTCTTTTTTCCGTGTTCTGCCGGTTGTCCCCCTCCCCGTGTTCTTTGTGCCGTGTTCTGCCGGTTGTCCCCCTCCCCGTGTTCTTTTTGCCGTGTCCTGCCGGTTGTCCCCCTCCCCGTGTCCTGCCGGTTGTCCCCCTCCCCATGTTCTTTTTGCCGTGATCTGCCGGTTGTTCCCCTCCCCGTGTTCTTCTTTTTGCCGTGTCCTGCCGGTTGTCCCCCTCCCCGTGTTCTTTGTGCCGTGTTCTGCCGGTTGTCCCCCTCCCGTGTTCTTTTTGCCGTGTTCTGCCGGTTGTCCCCCTCCCTGTGTTCTTTTTGCCGTGTTCTGCCGGTTGTCCCCCTCCCTGTGTTCTTTTTGCCGTGTCCTGCCGGTTGTCCCCCTCCCCGTGTTCTTTGTGCCGTGTCCTGCCGGTTGTCCCCCTCCCCGTGTTCTTTTTGCCGTGTTCTGCCGGTTGTCCCCCTCCCCGTGTTCTTTTTGCCGTGTTCTGCCGGTTGTCCCCCTCCCCGTGTTCTTCTTTTTGCCGTGTTCTTCCGGTTGTCCCGCTCCCCGTGTTCTTCTTTTTGCCGTGTCCTGCCGGTTGTCCCCCTCCCCGTGTTCTTCTTTTTGCCGTGTTCTGCCGGTTGTCCCCCTCCCCGTGTTCTTTGTGCCGTGTCCTGCCGGTTGTCCCCCTCCCCGTGTTCTTTGTGCCGTGTTCTGCCGGTTGTCCCCCTCCCCGTGTTCTTCTTTGTGCCGTGTTCTGCCGGTTGTCCCCCTCCCCGTGTTCTTCTTTGTGCCGTGTTCTGCCAGTTGTCCCCCTCCCCGTGTTCTTTTTGCCGTGTTCTGCCGGTTGTCCCCCTCCCCGTGTTCTTTGTGCCGTGTCCTGCCGGTTGTCCCCCTCCCCGTGTTCTTTGTGCCGTGTCCTGCCGGTTGTCCCCCTCCCCGTGTTCTTTGTGCCGTGTCCTGCCGGTTGTCCCCCTCCCCGTGTTCTTTTTGCCGTGTCCTGCCGGTTGTCCCCCTCCCCGTGTCCTGCCGGTTGTCCCCCTCCCCGTGTTCTTTTTGCCGTGATCTGCCGGTTGTCCCTCTCCCCGTGTTCTTCTTTTTGCCGTGTCCTGCCGGTTGTCCCCCTCCCCGTGTTCTTTGTGCCGTGTTCTGCCGGTTGTCCCCCTCCCGTGTTCTTTTTGCCGTGTTCTGCCGGTTGTCTCCCTCCCCGTGTTCTTTGTGCCGTGTCCTGCCGGTTGTCCCCCTCCCCGTGTTCTTTGTGCCGTGTCCTGCCGGTTGTCCCCCTCCCTGTGTTCTTTTTGCCGTGTTCTGCCGGTTGTCCCCCTCCCCGTGTTCTTTGTGCCGTGTCCTGCCGGTTGTCCCCCTCCCCGTGTTCTTTGTGCCGTGTTCTGCCGGTTGTCCCCCTCCCCGTGTTCTTCTTTGTGCCGTGTTCTGCCGGTTGTCCCTCTCCCCGTGTTCTTCTTTGTGCCGTGTTCTGCCAGTTGTCCCCCTCCCCGTGTTCTTTTTGCCGTGTTCTGCCGGTTGTTCCCCTCCCCGTGTTCTTTGTGCCGTGTCCTGCCGGTTGTCCCCCTCCCTGTGTCCTGCCGGTTGTCCCCCTCCCTGTGTTCTTTTTGCCGTGTCCTGCCGGTTGTCCCCCTCCCCGTGTTCTTTGTGCCGTGTTCTGCCGGTTGTCCCCCTCCCGTGTTCTTTGTGCCGTGTTCTGCCGGTTGTCCCCCTCCCCGTGTTCTTCGTGCCGTGTTCTGCCGGTTGTCCCCCTCCCCGTGTTCTTCGTGCCGTGTTCTGCCGGTTGTCCCACTCCCCGTGTTCTTTTTGCCGTGTTCTGCCGGTTGTCCCCCTCCCCGTGTTCTTCTTTTTGCCGTGTTCTGCCGGTTGTCCCCCTCCCCGTGTTCTTTTTGCTGTGTCCTGCCGGTTGTCCCACTCCCCGTGTTCTTTTTGCCATGTTCTGCCGGTTGTCCCCCTCCCCGTGTTCTTCATGCTCTGA